In Gammaproteobacteria bacterium, one DNA window encodes the following:
- the rplQ gene encoding 50S ribosomal protein L17 encodes MRHRHSGRKLNRTTAHREAMLRNMAVSLLKHEQLFTTLPKAKELRKVAEPLITLGKTPSLANRRLAFSRLRDRDVVGKLFADLGQRFKTRPGGYLRILKSGFRAGDAAPMALVQLVDLTPAKAAEEAPSTEAAPAKTAKKTKKATAKKKTAKASAE; translated from the coding sequence ATGCGTCATAGACATAGCGGTCGTAAACTGAACCGCACCACCGCCCATCGCGAAGCGATGTTGCGCAACATGGCGGTCTCGCTGCTGAAGCACGAGCAGTTGTTCACGACCTTGCCGAAGGCCAAAGAGCTGCGCAAAGTTGCCGAACCGCTCATCACCCTAGGCAAGACCCCGAGTCTCGCCAACCGTCGTCTCGCCTTCTCGCGTCTGCGCGATCGTGACGTAGTCGGCAAGTTATTCGCCGATCTCGGTCAGCGTTTTAAGACACGCCCGGGTGGTTACCTGCGCATCTTGAAATCCGGTTTTCGCGCCGGTGATGCCGCGCCGATGGCGTTGGTTCAGTTGGTGGATTTGACGCCAGCTAAGGCTGCTGAAGAAGCGCCAAGCACGGAGGCTGCACCAGCAAAGACCGCGAAGAAAACCAAGAAGGCGACGGCTAAGAAGAAGACCGCAAAGGCATCAGCCGAATAA
- a CDS encoding SAM-dependent chlorinase/fluorinase, giving the protein MIVLFTDFGLADPYVGQMHTVLSRETPNIPVINLLHTVPDFDIRAGAYLLPALAADYPRSTVFVGVIDPGVGGDRAAVMMKADCRWYVGPDNGLFHIIARRAQRKDVWMINWRPERLSTSFHGRDLFAPIAAKLARGDWPDCVPAELTQPSGDWPDDLPAVVYIDHYGNVITGLRASTLARHAALIVGGRRLRFAEVFTAVPVGEPFWYENSNGLVEIATNRASAAKLLRVAVGDQVTISQS; this is encoded by the coding sequence ATGATCGTTCTGTTCACTGACTTCGGATTGGCTGACCCATATGTTGGGCAGATGCACACGGTGCTTTCGCGCGAGACACCGAACATTCCAGTGATCAACCTGCTGCACACAGTACCCGATTTCGACATTCGTGCCGGTGCGTATTTGCTGCCGGCGTTGGCCGCCGACTATCCCCGTTCCACCGTATTTGTCGGCGTGATCGACCCTGGCGTCGGCGGTGATCGCGCAGCAGTGATGATGAAGGCTGACTGCCGTTGGTATGTGGGGCCGGACAATGGTTTGTTTCACATCATCGCTCGTCGGGCACAACGAAAAGATGTTTGGATGATTAATTGGCGGCCCGAGCGCTTGTCGACGAGTTTTCACGGCCGCGATTTATTCGCACCGATCGCCGCCAAGCTCGCGCGCGGCGATTGGCCGGATTGCGTTCCGGCGGAGTTGACGCAACCGTCGGGTGATTGGCCGGACGACCTACCGGCAGTTGTTTATATCGATCACTACGGGAACGTCATTACCGGCCTGCGTGCGTCGACGCTGGCACGCCATGCTGCGCTTATTGTTGGCGGTCGGCGGCTGCGTTTTGCTGAAGTTTTTACCGCCGTTCCGGTCGGCGAGCCGTTTTGGTACGAGAACTCGAACGGCCTTGTCGAGATCGCCACGAACAGAGCCAGTGCCGCGAAACTGTTGCGCGTGGCAGTGGGGGATCAGGTAACAATATCCCAATCGTAA
- a CDS encoding RtcB family protein gives MTVRKTIDKGRVPVKLWTDDIDPQALQQLINVAQLPIVHSHVAAMPDVHAGIGATVGSVIPTKAAIIPAAVGVDIGCGMNAVRLTLGADDLPDNLARVRNAIEAAVPVGFDQHDFDKVHGSAHARLARKLDDRLNTIVGKHPGLMKMQRQFNQTWITQLGSLGGGNHFIELCLDEANRVWIMLHSGSRGIGNVMGRYFITAARKEAERNKLRLPDKDLAWFADGSALFTDYVEAVDWAQDYALLNRRRMMELIIEAIQPQLPSFKTDGEAINCHHNYVARETHFGEKLFITRKGAISARAGEMGIIPGSMGAKSYIVRGKGNPESFCSCSHGAGRRMSRTEAKKRFDRHDLAKQTEGVECRKDGGVVDEIPAAYKDIDQVMAYQTDLIEIAHTLKQVVCVKG, from the coding sequence ATGACCGTCAGAAAAACCATCGACAAAGGCCGCGTACCGGTCAAGCTGTGGACCGACGACATCGATCCGCAAGCGCTACAACAGCTGATCAACGTCGCTCAGCTGCCGATCGTGCACAGCCATGTGGCGGCGATGCCCGATGTGCACGCCGGCATCGGTGCCACAGTCGGCAGCGTGATCCCGACCAAAGCGGCGATCATTCCGGCGGCGGTCGGTGTCGATATCGGCTGCGGTATGAACGCCGTACGACTGACGTTAGGCGCCGACGATTTGCCGGACAATCTCGCCCGCGTGCGCAACGCCATCGAAGCGGCCGTGCCGGTCGGCTTCGATCAACATGACTTCGACAAAGTTCACGGTTCAGCGCACGCGCGACTGGCGCGCAAACTCGACGATCGCTTGAATACGATCGTCGGTAAGCATCCGGGTTTAATGAAGATGCAGCGCCAATTCAACCAGACGTGGATTACCCAGCTCGGTTCGCTCGGCGGCGGCAATCATTTTATCGAGCTGTGCCTGGACGAAGCGAATCGCGTCTGGATCATGCTGCACTCGGGATCGCGCGGCATCGGCAACGTCATGGGCCGCTACTTCATCACCGCCGCGCGCAAAGAAGCGGAACGTAATAAACTGCGATTACCGGACAAGGATCTCGCTTGGTTCGCCGACGGCTCGGCGTTGTTCACCGACTATGTCGAGGCGGTCGACTGGGCACAAGACTACGCGCTACTCAACCGCCGCCGCATGATGGAGTTGATCATCGAAGCGATCCAGCCGCAGTTACCGTCGTTCAAGACCGACGGCGAAGCGATCAACTGTCACCATAATTACGTCGCCCGCGAAACGCACTTCGGCGAAAAACTATTCATCACGCGCAAGGGCGCGATCTCGGCGCGCGCCGGCGAAATGGGCATTATTCCCGGCAGTATGGGTGCGAAGAGCTACATTGTCCGCGGTAAAGGCAACCCCGAATCGTTTTGCTCCTGCTCGCACGGTGCCGGCCGGCGCATGAGCCGCACGGAAGCGAAGAAGCGCTTCGACCGCCACGATCTAGCGAAACAAACGGAAGGCGTGGAATGTCGCAAGGATGGCGGCGTGGTCGACGAAATTCCGGCAGCGTATAAGGACATCGACCAAGTGATGGCGTATCAGACCGATTTGATCGAAATCGCGCATACTTTAAAACAGGTGGTATGCGTCAAGGGATAG
- a CDS encoding cation diffusion facilitator family transporter — MSQSNGSLKAIFFALGANLGIALAKSATAWYTTSSAMLAEAIHSFADCTNQLLLLVGMNRANKPVTEQHPLGHGKAIFFYSFIVALLLFSVGGAFAIHEGIDKLTHPHTPNAPWVAVVVLTISIALELASLRAALAEVRRIRGQRTFWRWFKESRQSELIVVTGEDIAALIGLALALVAILATIASGNPLYDALGTIAIGAVLILVAAAIGIEVKSLLIGESADPATVAALQKFLSERPQVAQVYRLITLQFGMQLMLATKVRMREQGSAQKLIDDINQVERELKAAFPEVRWIFFEPDSTD; from the coding sequence ATGTCACAGAGTAACGGCTCGCTTAAAGCCATCTTCTTTGCACTCGGCGCCAACCTAGGGATCGCGCTCGCTAAATCGGCGACCGCTTGGTACACGACCTCGAGCGCCATGTTGGCGGAAGCGATTCACTCGTTCGCCGATTGCACCAACCAGTTACTCCTGCTGGTCGGCATGAACCGCGCGAACAAACCGGTGACCGAGCAACATCCGTTGGGTCACGGCAAAGCGATCTTCTTTTATTCATTCATAGTGGCATTACTTCTGTTCAGCGTCGGCGGCGCATTTGCGATCCACGAAGGCATCGACAAGTTGACGCATCCGCATACGCCGAACGCACCTTGGGTCGCGGTCGTTGTGCTTACCATCTCGATCGCGCTGGAGCTGGCATCGCTGCGGGCGGCGTTGGCTGAAGTGCGGCGGATTCGTGGGCAACGAACATTTTGGCGCTGGTTCAAAGAGAGCCGGCAAAGCGAGCTGATTGTCGTCACCGGCGAAGACATCGCCGCCCTAATTGGTCTAGCGCTGGCGTTGGTCGCGATTCTGGCGACTATCGCCAGCGGCAATCCGTTATACGATGCGCTCGGCACCATCGCTATTGGTGCGGTACTAATTCTGGTGGCGGCGGCAATCGGTATCGAAGTAAAAAGTCTGCTGATTGGCGAAAGCGCCGATCCGGCGACCGTCGCGGCGCTGCAGAAATTTTTGAGCGAACGTCCGCAAGTGGCGCAGGTCTATCGCTTGATTACATTGCAGTTCGGCATGCAACTCATGCTCGCTACTAAAGTGCGCATGCGTGAGCAAGGCTCGGCGCAAAAGCTGATCGACGATATCAATCAGGTCGAGCGCGAACTGAAGGCCGCATTTCCGGAAGTGCGGTGGATTTTCTTCGAACCGGACAGCACCGACTAA
- a CDS encoding DUF4263 domain-containing protein, whose translation MLFEKFVTETESWWTGYLKHIAAQQQSGNTDSGDGIILFPNILLVTECQNFLIAELLGATKYFKGLTTKRHKETSVYRYLSQFDDKPPQPLMRMDGHTGLRFVCLAQNTDFEVAQKRFPFIELYPSKLNHVAGRGSVLDFGENFSSYCVENSVLINTQENLYRCKSILELLIVKKNISRDKLINLFKDVTKGAEVKAVHTVAQGKEERLIVGGQFQSMYLLPGLHETTIGEFIRNHPEVIQTAFQTSHFIYEPHLTWLEHDGNVTDDAINPDLLVQRNDGSYDIYDLKTALLNKRSIFRGKRRRRRFIDCVEEGAAQLANYREYFLYPKNRKFAQEKYGIEVRDPQLILVVGNWDNVNHQEISEATRRYKNISIIDFDTLAHIFMGANEEHKSR comes from the coding sequence ATGTTGTTTGAGAAGTTCGTTACCGAAACCGAATCATGGTGGACCGGCTATTTAAAGCATATCGCCGCGCAACAACAATCAGGGAACACGGACTCTGGCGACGGGATTATTCTCTTTCCGAATATATTGCTGGTCACTGAATGTCAGAATTTCTTAATAGCTGAACTATTAGGTGCAACGAAATATTTCAAAGGACTTACAACTAAAAGACATAAAGAAACGTCTGTATACCGTTACCTAAGTCAATTTGACGACAAACCGCCTCAGCCTCTGATGCGTATGGATGGCCATACCGGTTTAAGATTTGTATGTCTTGCCCAAAACACAGATTTCGAAGTTGCCCAAAAGCGATTTCCATTTATTGAGCTGTATCCCTCAAAGTTGAATCACGTTGCTGGTAGAGGAAGTGTCCTTGATTTTGGGGAAAATTTTTCATCCTATTGTGTTGAGAATTCTGTATTAATTAATACGCAGGAAAATCTTTATAGGTGCAAAAGTATCCTCGAGCTTCTTATAGTCAAAAAAAATATATCTCGTGACAAACTAATTAATCTCTTCAAAGACGTCACCAAGGGAGCTGAAGTTAAAGCTGTACATACTGTTGCACAAGGGAAAGAAGAACGGCTTATTGTGGGCGGCCAATTTCAAAGCATGTACCTACTTCCAGGTCTTCACGAAACCACCATAGGAGAATTCATTCGAAACCATCCGGAAGTTATTCAAACGGCATTCCAGACATCACATTTTATATATGAGCCACACTTGACATGGCTGGAACACGATGGAAACGTTACGGATGATGCGATAAATCCTGACCTATTGGTGCAGCGTAACGACGGCTCTTACGACATATATGATTTAAAAACCGCGCTTTTAAATAAAAGATCAATCTTTCGGGGCAAAAGAAGAAGAAGACGATTCATTGATTGCGTGGAAGAAGGAGCGGCGCAGTTGGCCAATTACCGAGAATATTTTCTCTACCCAAAAAATAGAAAATTTGCGCAAGAAAAATATGGGATAGAAGTTAGGGACCCTCAACTTATTCTAGTGGTAGGCAACTGGGATAACGTCAATCATCAAGAAATCTCTGAAGCGACCCGAAGATATAAGAATATTAGTATTATCGACTTCGACACGTTAGCTCATATTTTCATGGGCGCAAACGAAGAACATAAATCCCGCTGA
- the uvrA gene encoding excinuclease ABC subunit UvrA, producing the protein MDQIRIRGARTHNLKNIDVDLPRDKLIVLTGLSGSGKSSLAFDTLYAEGQRRYVESLSAYARQFLALMEKPDVDLIEGLSPAISIEQKSTSHNPRSTVGTVTEIHDYLRLLYARVGEPRCPEHGVKLEAQTVSQMVDHTLALPDGTKLLLLAPLIDERKGEHLHVLEGLRAQGYVRARIDGIVVELDEAPTLKKNVKHTIEAVVDRVVARKGQEQRLAESFENAINLSNGLVRVVTIPDEGKAAQEIVFSSRYACTQCGYSLSELEPRLFSFNNPAGACPSCDGLGVHQFFDPARVISDATLPLPAGAIRGWDRRNAFYFQMLESLAKHYKFDLDKPFQSLPKKVREIILHGSGDEPIKFSYHGDRGSVYKRTHAFEGVIPNMERRYRDSESESIREELSKYLSNRPCEACGGSRLKPEARHVYVAEKPLHALTELPIGKALAFFESLNFDGQRREIAAKIVKEIHNRLGFLVNVGLDYLTLARSAETLSGGEAQRIRLASQIGAGLVGVMYILDEPSIGLHQRDNSRLLDTLRHLRDLGNTVIVVEHDEDAIHAADYVLDVGPGAGVHGGQVVAQGVPDEIMRNPNSLTGQYLSGQRRIEVPERRTPFDRDRQLIIRGASGNNLKNVDAAIPIGLLTCVTGVSGSGKSTLINDTLYAVAAKHLYDSHTEPAPHKAIEGLDQFDKVVDIDQSPIGRTPRSNPATYTGLFTHIRDLFSAVPEARSRGYGPGRFSFNVRGGRCEACQGDGLIKVEMHFLPDVYVSCDVCKGKRYNRETLEIHYKGKTIDEVLKMTVEDALAFFEPIPVIRRKLETLMDVGLSYITLGQSATTLSGGEAQRVKLARELSKRDTGRTLYILDEPTTGLHFHDIQQLLVVLARLRDAGNTVVVIEHNLDVIKTADWLVDLGPEGGSGGGEIVAVGTPEQIAENRASHTGHFLKPVLVRAAEPQRKFG; encoded by the coding sequence ATGGACCAAATCCGCATCCGCGGTGCCCGCACGCACAACCTTAAGAACATCGACGTCGATCTGCCACGCGACAAGCTCATCGTCCTTACCGGCCTGTCGGGCTCGGGCAAATCGTCGCTCGCGTTCGACACGCTCTATGCCGAGGGCCAACGGCGGTATGTCGAATCGCTGTCGGCGTACGCGCGCCAGTTCCTCGCGCTGATGGAAAAACCGGACGTCGATTTGATCGAAGGCCTGAGCCCGGCGATCTCGATCGAGCAGAAATCGACGTCGCACAACCCGCGCTCGACGGTCGGCACGGTCACCGAAATCCACGATTATTTGCGCCTGCTTTACGCTCGCGTCGGGGAGCCACGCTGTCCCGAACACGGCGTGAAACTAGAGGCACAAACGGTCAGCCAGATGGTCGACCATACGCTGGCGTTGCCCGACGGCACGAAATTGCTGTTGTTAGCGCCGCTGATCGATGAGCGCAAAGGCGAGCACTTGCACGTGCTCGAGGGACTACGCGCGCAGGGCTACGTGCGGGCACGAATCGACGGCATCGTCGTCGAGCTGGACGAAGCGCCGACACTCAAGAAGAACGTGAAGCATACGATCGAAGCCGTGGTCGATCGCGTCGTCGCCCGTAAAGGTCAGGAACAGCGCTTAGCCGAATCGTTCGAGAACGCTATCAACCTCAGTAATGGTCTGGTGCGCGTGGTGACGATTCCCGACGAAGGCAAAGCCGCACAAGAGATCGTGTTCTCGTCGCGCTACGCCTGTACTCAATGTGGCTACAGTTTGTCCGAGCTCGAGCCGCGGCTATTCTCGTTCAACAACCCGGCCGGCGCTTGTCCCTCATGCGATGGTCTGGGCGTGCATCAATTCTTCGACCCAGCGCGCGTCATCAGCGATGCCACGCTACCGTTGCCGGCCGGCGCGATCCGCGGCTGGGATCGGCGCAACGCGTTCTATTTTCAAATGCTGGAGTCGCTGGCTAAGCATTACAAATTCGATCTGGACAAGCCGTTCCAAAGCTTGCCGAAGAAGGTTCGCGAAATCATTCTGCACGGCAGCGGCGACGAGCCAATCAAGTTCAGCTACCACGGCGATCGCGGCAGCGTGTACAAACGCACGCACGCGTTCGAAGGCGTCATTCCTAATATGGAGCGGCGTTATCGCGATTCCGAATCGGAATCGATCCGCGAGGAGCTGTCGAAGTATTTGAGCAATCGCCCGTGCGAGGCCTGCGGCGGCAGCCGCTTGAAACCGGAAGCGCGGCACGTGTACGTCGCCGAGAAACCGCTGCACGCGCTGACCGAGTTGCCCATCGGCAAAGCGCTGGCGTTCTTCGAGTCGCTCAATTTTGACGGCCAACGGCGCGAGATCGCCGCCAAGATCGTCAAGGAAATTCACAATCGTCTCGGTTTCTTGGTGAACGTCGGCCTCGACTACCTGACGCTCGCACGTTCGGCCGAAACCTTATCCGGCGGCGAAGCGCAACGCATTCGCTTGGCGTCGCAAATTGGCGCCGGCTTAGTCGGCGTCATGTACATCCTCGACGAGCCGTCGATCGGTCTGCATCAACGCGACAACTCGCGCCTGCTCGACACGCTACGCCATCTGCGCGATCTCGGTAACACCGTCATCGTCGTCGAACACGACGAAGACGCGATCCACGCCGCCGATTATGTGCTCGACGTCGGCCCCGGCGCCGGCGTGCACGGCGGCCAAGTCGTGGCGCAAGGTGTGCCCGACGAGATCATGCGCAACCCCAATTCGCTCACCGGCCAATACTTGAGCGGCCAACGCCGCATCGAAGTGCCGGAACGGCGCACGCCGTTCGATCGCGACCGGCAATTGATTATCCGCGGCGCCAGCGGCAACAACTTGAAGAACGTCGACGCCGCCATCCCTATCGGCCTGCTGACCTGCGTCACCGGCGTTTCCGGCTCCGGCAAATCCACGCTAATCAACGACACGCTCTACGCCGTCGCCGCGAAGCACTTGTACGACTCACACACCGAGCCGGCACCGCATAAAGCGATCGAAGGCCTCGACCAATTCGACAAGGTGGTCGATATCGACCAATCGCCGATCGGTCGTACGCCACGCTCGAACCCGGCGACCTACACCGGTTTGTTCACGCATATTCGCGATTTGTTTTCGGCCGTTCCGGAAGCACGCAGCCGCGGCTACGGCCCCGGCCGGTTTTCGTTCAACGTCCGCGGCGGTCGTTGCGAAGCCTGCCAAGGCGACGGCTTAATCAAGGTCGAGATGCACTTCTTGCCCGACGTTTATGTGTCGTGCGACGTCTGCAAAGGCAAACGCTACAACCGCGAGACGCTGGAAATTCATTACAAGGGCAAAACCATCGACGAAGTGCTGAAGATGACCGTCGAAGACGCGCTCGCCTTCTTCGAACCGATCCCAGTAATCCGGCGCAAGCTGGAGACGCTGATGGACGTCGGCCTGTCTTATATAACGCTCGGCCAGAGCGCGACCACGTTGTCCGGCGGCGAAGCGCAGCGCGTCAAGCTTGCCCGCGAATTGTCGAAACGCGATACCGGCCGCACCTTATACATTCTCGACGAACCGACTACCGGCCTGCACTTCCACGATATCCAACAACTCTTGGTCGTGCTCGCGCGTTTGCGCGATGCCGGCAATACCGTTGTCGTTATCGAGCACAACCTAGATGTGATCAAGACCGCCGATTGGTTGGTCGACTTGGGGCCAGAAGGCGGCAGCGGCGGCGGTGAAATCGTCGCCGTCGGCACGCCGGAGCAAATCGCCGAGAATCGTGCGTCGCACACCGGGCATTTTCTAAAACCGGTGCTCGTGCGTGCCGCCGAGCCGCAACGGAAGTTTGGCTAA
- a CDS encoding MFS transporter produces the protein MTPDERRAVGLLSAMYALRMAGLFLIFPVFSLYAQTLSGYSPTLMGLALGGAYGLAQALLQIPFGIASDRFGRKPVIALGLVLFAVGSVVAAMSSSIWGVIIGRTVQGAGAISAPVMALLADLTREQQRTKAMAMIGITIGASFIVSLIVGPMLANLFGVTGIFWFTAAGAVSALALLLLAVPSPTRSTVPARSGRMAEFARVLRDPQLLRLNVGIFVVHMTIPALFVVLPHILVDYVGLPAVDHWKLYLPVMLLGVVVMAPVLGYTSRRDDLLRLVFIGGIAVLLVAEISLGVSFHSFAWLVVSLALFFAAFNLLEAMLPSTVSRLAPPAAKGTALGVYSTSQFLGVSFGGWMGGFVYHHVGIVGVLVFAALGVAGWLLLAITAPPFKLNSSAAR, from the coding sequence ATGACGCCCGACGAGCGCCGCGCCGTCGGTCTGCTGTCCGCCATGTACGCGTTGCGTATGGCAGGGCTATTTCTGATCTTCCCGGTTTTCTCGCTGTACGCCCAAACCCTTTCCGGCTACAGCCCGACGCTGATGGGCCTGGCCCTCGGCGGTGCCTATGGCCTGGCGCAGGCGCTGTTGCAGATTCCCTTCGGTATCGCCTCCGACCGTTTCGGCCGCAAACCGGTCATTGCCTTGGGACTGGTGCTATTCGCCGTTGGTTCCGTCGTTGCGGCAATGTCGTCTTCCATTTGGGGCGTGATTATCGGCCGGACCGTGCAGGGGGCGGGTGCGATTTCGGCCCCGGTCATGGCGTTGCTCGCCGACCTTACGCGCGAGCAGCAGCGTACCAAGGCGATGGCCATGATCGGCATCACCATCGGCGCGTCGTTTATCGTTTCGTTAATCGTCGGTCCGATGCTTGCCAACCTCTTTGGCGTGACCGGCATTTTCTGGTTTACCGCTGCCGGCGCGGTGTCGGCGTTGGCGTTGTTGCTATTGGCGGTACCGTCGCCGACGCGGAGTACGGTGCCGGCCCGTTCCGGTCGGATGGCCGAGTTCGCCCGTGTGTTGCGCGACCCGCAGTTGCTACGGCTCAACGTCGGCATCTTTGTCGTGCACATGACGATCCCGGCATTGTTCGTCGTATTGCCGCATATTCTCGTCGACTATGTTGGGCTGCCGGCGGTTGACCATTGGAAGCTGTATTTGCCGGTGATGTTGCTCGGCGTGGTGGTAATGGCGCCCGTGCTCGGTTACACCAGCCGGCGTGACGATTTGTTGCGGTTGGTTTTTATCGGCGGCATCGCCGTGTTGCTCGTCGCCGAGATATCGCTGGGTGTGAGCTTCCATTCGTTTGCCTGGCTAGTCGTTAGCCTGGCGTTGTTCTTCGCCGCGTTTAACTTGTTGGAAGCGATGTTGCCATCGACCGTGTCGCGATTGGCACCGCCCGCGGCTAAGGGCACGGCGCTCGGCGTGTACAGCACCTCGCAGTTTCTCGGTGTTTCTTTCGGTGGTTGGATGGGCGGGTTTGTTTACCATCACGTCGGCATCGTTGGCGTACTGGTGTTTGCCGCACTGGGTGTCGCCGGTTGGTTGCTCCTTGCCATTACCGCGCCGCCGTTCAAGCTGAATTCCAGCGCCGCTCGCTAA
- the ssb gene encoding single-stranded DNA-binding protein — translation MARGVNKVILVGNLGKDPEVRYSPNGQAIANCTIATSESWKDKNTGEKQERTEWHRIVFFGRLAEIAGEYLKKGSQIYVEGRLQTRKWQDKDGHDRYTTEVVATEMQRLGSRGGAGMPSEAPGEAMGSYESAPAPARTAGGSSGGSAKSSGADFDDDIPF, via the coding sequence ATGGCACGTGGTGTAAACAAAGTCATCCTCGTCGGCAATCTGGGTAAGGACCCTGAAGTCCGTTACTCGCCCAACGGTCAGGCCATCGCCAATTGTACGATTGCGACGTCGGAATCGTGGAAAGACAAGAACACCGGCGAGAAGCAGGAGCGTACCGAGTGGCACCGTATCGTGTTCTTCGGCCGCCTCGCCGAGATCGCCGGCGAATATTTGAAGAAAGGTTCGCAGATTTACGTAGAAGGCCGCCTACAAACCCGCAAGTGGCAGGACAAAGACGGCCACGATCGTTACACCACGGAAGTGGTTGCCACCGAAATGCAGAGGCTAGGTTCACGCGGCGGCGCTGGTATGCCGAGCGAGGCACCGGGTGAAGCAATGGGCTCGTACGAGTCGGCGCCGGCGCCGGCGCGTACTGCCGGTGGCAGTAGCGGTGGTAGTGCGAAGAGCTCGGGTGCCGATTTCGACGACGATATTCCGTTCTAA
- a CDS encoding helix-turn-helix transcriptional regulator — MSVREQDVLNWLSLGKSGNEIAVILGIRVCTVRMHIRNLVEKLEASNIPHAITQAFHKGVLIPAKRVDEARRRREIV; from the coding sequence TTGTCGGTTCGGGAGCAAGATGTCTTAAATTGGTTATCCCTCGGTAAGTCGGGAAACGAGATCGCGGTAATCCTTGGTATCCGAGTTTGTACCGTGCGCATGCACATTCGCAATCTCGTCGAAAAGTTAGAAGCGTCGAATATACCCCATGCGATTACGCAGGCGTTTCATAAAGGTGTGTTGATTCCGGCTAAGCGAGTCGATGAGGCTCGGAGACGCAGGGAAATAGTATGA
- the csrA gene encoding carbon storage regulator CsrA — protein sequence MLTITRRIGQSICVGNNVRITVLRTNGNQIRIGVDAPKEVPVHREEVYERIKQKRALATGSQSLLVMDR from the coding sequence ATGCTGACTATTACGAGACGGATAGGACAATCCATTTGTGTCGGTAACAACGTTCGGATAACGGTGCTTAGGACTAATGGTAATCAGATAAGAATTGGCGTTGATGCGCCAAAGGAAGTTCCTGTTCACCGCGAAGAGGTCTACGAGCGAATCAAACAAAAGCGTGCATTAGCAACAGGGAGTCAATCATTGTTAGTAATGGACAGATAG
- a CDS encoding carbon storage regulator, translated as MGSVGKTLSVGDEVAITLLVVKDGEVRVGIGVPKNMSVYRQEIYQIIKRGERSSVSILRCNTRSHATFLDKEGK; from the coding sequence ATTGGCAGTGTTGGCAAGACGCTAAGCGTCGGCGACGAAGTCGCCATCACTCTGCTGGTAGTTAAGGACGGCGAGGTACGCGTCGGCATTGGTGTACCGAAAAACATGTCCGTGTACCGTCAAGAAATCTACCAAATTATTAAACGAGGCGAGAGAAGTTCGGTGTCGATATTGCGCTGTAACACCCGATCGCACGCAACATTCTTAGACAAGGAAGGAAAATAA
- a CDS encoding carbon storage regulator codes for MLIFTRRSGQSLNIGDDIAVTMRCLPLEAIVRPFE; via the coding sequence ATGCTCATCTTCACTAGGCGTTCCGGCCAATCTCTAAACATTGGCGATGATATCGCCGTCACGATGCGATGCTTGCCATTAGAAGCGATCGTGCGGCCATTCGAGTGA